A genomic segment from Stappia indica encodes:
- a CDS encoding pyruvate, water dikinase regulatory protein gives MPPAGDNSLGKTRNFFHLHMVSDSTGETLMTVARAATAQYEDVQAIEHVYPLVRSTRQLDHALDEIEHAPGIVLYTLVDPELADRLEQAARAAGVPCVNILSPVFAVFQSYLNVRLTGRIGGQHALDADYFHRIEALNFTMLHDDGQIPDNLDEADVVLLGVSRTSKTPTCIYLANRGIKAANIPIVPDIPLPRQLGELRRAMVVAVVASVERIQQVRQNRILTLNAGGFENETYVDRRVIAREIAVTRKICAEHGWPLIDVTRRSIEETAAEIMALYRTHKSALANGGVA, from the coding sequence ATGCCGCCTGCAGGGGATAACAGCTTGGGAAAGACTCGTAACTTCTTCCACCTGCACATGGTTTCGGACTCCACCGGCGAAACTTTGATGACCGTGGCGCGCGCCGCGACCGCCCAGTACGAGGACGTTCAGGCGATCGAGCACGTCTATCCGCTGGTGCGCTCGACGCGGCAGCTCGACCATGCGCTCGACGAGATCGAGCACGCTCCCGGCATCGTTCTCTATACGCTCGTCGATCCGGAGCTGGCCGACCGGCTGGAGCAGGCTGCCCGGGCTGCCGGCGTTCCCTGCGTCAACATCCTTTCGCCGGTCTTCGCCGTCTTCCAGTCCTATCTCAATGTCCGCCTGACGGGCCGCATCGGCGGCCAGCATGCGCTCGATGCCGACTATTTCCATCGCATCGAGGCGCTCAATTTCACCATGCTGCATGACGACGGGCAGATCCCGGACAATCTCGACGAGGCGGATGTGGTGCTTCTGGGCGTCAGCCGCACGTCCAAGACGCCGACCTGCATCTATCTGGCCAATCGCGGCATCAAGGCGGCGAACATTCCCATCGTTCCGGACATTCCCCTGCCCCGCCAGCTCGGCGAGCTGCGCCGGGCGATGGTGGTGGCCGTCGTCGCCTCGGTGGAGCGCATCCAGCAGGTGCGGCAGAACCGCATCCTGACGCTCAATGCGGGCGGGTTCGAGAACGAGACCTATGTCGACCGCCGGGTGATCGCCCGCGAAATCGCGGTGACGCGCAAGATCTGCGCCGAGCACGGCTGGCCGCTGATCGACGTCACCCGCCGGTCCATCGAGGAAACCGCGGCGGAAATCATGGCCTTGTACCGGACCCACAAGAGCGCTCTGGCAAACGGCGGCGTGGCCTGA
- the rho gene encoding transcription termination factor Rho: MREMKLSDLKIKTPTELLAFAEEHEVENASTMRKQELMFAILKQLAAQDVDIIGEGVVEVLQDGFGFLRSPDANYLPGPDDIYISPSQIRRFSLRTGDTVEGEIRSPKEGERYFALLKVNKINFEDPEKARHKVHFDNLTPLYPDERLKMEVETPAGSKDLSSRVIDLVAPLGKGQRGLITAPPRTGKTVFLQNIAKSITTNHPECYLIVLLIDERPEEVTDMQRTVNGEVVSSTFDEPAVRHVQVAEMVIEKAKRLVEHGRDVVILLDSITRLGRAYNTVVPSSGKVLTGGVDANALQRPKRFFGAARNIEEGGSLTIIATALIDTGSRMDEVIFEEFKGTGNSEIILDRKISDKRVFPAIDIQRSGTRKEELLVEPVNLKKMFVLRRILNPMGTVDAIEFLLDKLRQTKSNDDFFDSMNT, translated from the coding sequence ATGCGGGAAATGAAACTCTCAGATCTGAAGATCAAGACGCCGACCGAACTCCTCGCTTTTGCGGAGGAGCATGAGGTCGAGAACGCCAGCACCATGCGCAAGCAGGAGCTGATGTTCGCCATCCTCAAGCAACTGGCTGCCCAGGACGTCGACATTATCGGCGAGGGCGTCGTCGAAGTGTTGCAGGACGGTTTCGGTTTTCTGCGTTCGCCGGACGCGAACTATCTGCCGGGCCCGGACGACATCTACATCTCGCCGTCGCAGATCCGCCGCTTCTCGCTGCGAACCGGCGACACGGTCGAAGGCGAGATCCGCAGTCCCAAGGAAGGCGAGCGCTATTTCGCGCTGCTCAAGGTCAACAAGATCAACTTCGAAGACCCGGAGAAGGCGCGCCACAAGGTCCACTTCGACAACCTGACCCCGCTCTATCCGGATGAGCGGCTGAAGATGGAAGTCGAGACCCCGGCCGGCAGCAAGGATCTGTCGTCGCGGGTCATCGACCTGGTCGCCCCGCTCGGCAAGGGCCAACGCGGCCTGATCACCGCGCCGCCGCGGACCGGCAAGACGGTGTTCCTGCAGAACATCGCCAAGTCCATCACCACCAACCATCCCGAATGCTACCTGATCGTGCTGCTCATCGACGAGCGGCCGGAGGAAGTCACGGACATGCAGCGCACGGTGAACGGCGAAGTGGTGTCCTCCACCTTCGACGAACCGGCAGTGCGTCACGTGCAGGTGGCGGAGATGGTCATCGAGAAGGCCAAGCGTCTCGTCGAGCATGGCCGCGACGTGGTCATCCTGCTGGACTCGATCACCCGCCTCGGCCGCGCCTACAACACCGTCGTCCCGTCCTCGGGCAAGGTGCTGACCGGCGGTGTCGACGCCAACGCCCTGCAGCGGCCGAAGCGCTTCTTCGGTGCGGCCCGTAACATCGAGGAGGGCGGCTCGCTGACGATCATCGCTACCGCCCTGATCGATACCGGTAGCCGCATGGACGAGGTCATCTTCGAAGAGTTCAAGGGCACCGGCAACTCCGAGATCATCCTGGACCGGAAGATCTCCGACAAGCGCGTGTTCCCGGCCATCGACATCCAGCGCTCCGGCACCCGCAAGGAAGAGCTGCTGGTCGAGCCGGTGAACCTGAAGAAGATGTTCGTCCTGCGCCGCATCCTCAACCCGATGGGGACGGTCGACGCTATCGAGTTCCTGCTCGACAAGCTGCGCCAGACCAAGTCGAACGACGACTTCTTCGACAGCATGAACACCTGA
- a CDS encoding Maf family protein, which yields MTDIILASGSRIRAELLANAGLTFRVDPAQVDERAVEAPLLEAGFPPEDIARVLAEAKAQETSARNPGALVIGADQVLEFDGRRLTKPEDMEAARRQLLAMSGKRHQLHSSAAIARDGETVWCGTATVHMKMWPFGPEFVGRYLAAAGDVVLSSVGAYQLEGRGVQLFEAIEGDYFTVLGLPLLPLLKQLREMGAIER from the coding sequence ATGACCGACATCATTCTCGCCAGCGGCAGCCGGATCAGGGCCGAGCTGCTCGCCAATGCCGGCCTCACGTTCCGGGTCGACCCGGCGCAGGTGGACGAGCGCGCCGTCGAGGCGCCGCTGCTGGAGGCGGGCTTTCCTCCCGAGGACATCGCCCGCGTTCTTGCCGAAGCCAAGGCCCAGGAAACCAGCGCCCGCAATCCCGGCGCCCTCGTCATCGGCGCCGACCAGGTGCTGGAGTTCGACGGCCGCCGCCTGACCAAGCCGGAGGATATGGAGGCGGCCCGCCGCCAGCTTCTCGCCATGTCCGGCAAGCGCCACCAGCTGCATTCCTCGGCCGCAATCGCCCGCGACGGCGAGACCGTATGGTGCGGCACCGCGACGGTGCATATGAAGATGTGGCCCTTCGGCCCGGAATTCGTCGGCCGCTATCTCGCCGCCGCCGGCGATGTCGTGCTGTCCAGCGTCGGCGCCTATCAGCTCGAGGGGCGCGGCGTGCAGCTTTTCGAGGCCATCGAGGGCGACTATTTCACTGTGCTCGGCCTGCCGCTGCTGCCGCTGCTGAAGCAGCTGCGCGAGATGGGGGCAATCGAGAGATGA
- the hemE gene encoding uroporphyrinogen decarboxylase: protein MQVLAGERLWPPPVWMMRQAGRYLPEYRATRSKRVNFLEFCYDIELATEVTLQPIRRYGFDAAILFSDIFVVPDALGYPVRFEEGRGPVLEPLSDRLVGKLDQKRAVGHLDPVIEIVSRLRRELPEEVTLLGFCGAPWTVACYSVAGHTTQEQTAARIGAYRDPELMQAFIDQLVTASIDYLVRQLKAGADAVQIFDTWAGVLDDAGFRRWSIAPTRAIVEGVRAAVPGAKIIGFPKASAARLADYIAGTGVDAVGLDWTVPGALAREVQKLVPVQGNLDPMRLVAGGQALDEGVDQVLATLGQGPLIFNLGHGVTPDADPENVARMIERVRRAPDPFEAS from the coding sequence ATGCAGGTGCTGGCCGGCGAAAGGCTCTGGCCGCCCCCGGTCTGGATGATGAGACAGGCCGGACGGTATCTCCCCGAGTACCGTGCCACCCGTTCAAAAAGAGTTAACTTTCTTGAATTTTGTTACGACATAGAGCTTGCAACCGAAGTCACTTTGCAGCCCATCCGGCGCTACGGCTTCGACGCGGCGATTCTCTTCTCGGATATCTTCGTGGTTCCCGATGCGCTCGGATATCCCGTTCGCTTCGAGGAAGGGCGCGGACCGGTGCTGGAACCGCTCAGCGACCGGCTCGTCGGCAAGCTCGACCAGAAACGGGCGGTCGGCCATCTCGATCCCGTCATCGAGATCGTCTCGCGGTTGCGCCGGGAACTCCCGGAAGAGGTGACGCTGCTGGGCTTCTGCGGAGCCCCGTGGACGGTCGCCTGCTATTCCGTGGCCGGGCACACCACCCAGGAGCAGACCGCCGCCAGGATCGGCGCCTATCGCGATCCGGAGCTGATGCAGGCCTTCATCGACCAGCTGGTCACGGCCTCCATCGATTATCTGGTGCGGCAGCTGAAGGCCGGCGCCGATGCGGTGCAGATCTTCGACACCTGGGCCGGCGTTCTCGACGATGCCGGTTTCCGCCGCTGGTCGATCGCCCCGACGCGGGCGATCGTCGAGGGCGTGCGTGCAGCCGTGCCGGGCGCGAAGATCATCGGGTTCCCCAAGGCATCGGCCGCGCGGCTCGCCGATTACATCGCCGGGACCGGCGTCGATGCGGTCGGCCTCGACTGGACCGTGCCGGGCGCGCTTGCCCGCGAGGTGCAGAAGCTGGTTCCCGTGCAGGGCAATCTCGACCCGATGCGGCTGGTTGCCGGCGGGCAGGCGCTGGACGAGGGTGTCGACCAGGTGCTTGCGACACTTGGACAGGGTCCGCTGATCTTCAATCTGGGGCATGGAGTGACACCGGATGCGGATCCGGAGAACGTGGCGCGGATGATCGAACGTGTGCGCCGGGCCCCGGACCCGTTTGAGGCGTCCTGA
- a CDS encoding GNAT family N-acetyltransferase yields the protein MTDQLEDPSEVAPVIETDRLLLRPWADEDREAFAALNADPEVMRYFPSTLDRAESDALLDTARQRSREDGICFQPVVVKESGSFIGFVGLNRPRHALPFAPCVEIGWRLARSAWGHGYASEAARAWLRFGFETLNLGEIVSFTTVTNTPSRRVMERLGMQRDQEGDFDHPALDPGHPLVRHVLYRLRVSSWRERQAGS from the coding sequence ATGACGGACCAGCTGGAAGATCCGAGCGAGGTCGCCCCGGTGATCGAGACGGACCGCCTGCTGCTGAGACCCTGGGCGGATGAAGACCGCGAGGCTTTCGCCGCGCTCAATGCCGATCCGGAGGTGATGCGCTATTTTCCGTCCACTCTCGACCGGGCGGAAAGCGATGCCTTGCTGGATACAGCGCGCCAGCGAAGCCGTGAGGACGGAATCTGTTTCCAGCCGGTGGTGGTGAAGGAAAGCGGGTCGTTCATCGGCTTCGTCGGCCTCAACCGGCCGCGCCACGCGCTGCCTTTTGCGCCTTGCGTCGAGATTGGCTGGCGACTGGCCCGGTCGGCCTGGGGCCATGGCTATGCCAGCGAGGCTGCGCGGGCGTGGCTTCGATTCGGATTCGAAACCCTCAACCTCGGCGAGATCGTCTCCTTTACCACGGTAACGAACACGCCCTCGCGGCGGGTGATGGAGCGTCTCGGCATGCAGCGGGACCAGGAGGGCGACTTCGACCATCCCGCACTCGACCCGGGGCACCCGCTCGTTCGTCATGTCCTCTACAGGCTTCGGGTCTCGAGCTGGCGTGAGCGTCAGGCGGGAAGTTGA
- the hemJ gene encoding protoporphyrinogen oxidase HemJ, whose product MLYLWLKVLHIISVIAWMAAMFYLPRLFVYHAEAGPGTPQSETFKVMERRLLKAIMTPAMISSWIFGLWVAYEGGFFSSGWLHAKLTLVLVMSGLHGYLARCVRQFAADANTHSSRHYRIVNEVPTVLMVLIVILVVIKPF is encoded by the coding sequence ATGCTCTATCTATGGCTGAAGGTTCTGCACATCATCTCGGTCATCGCCTGGATGGCCGCGATGTTCTACCTGCCGCGGCTTTTCGTCTATCACGCGGAAGCGGGACCGGGGACGCCGCAGAGCGAGACCTTCAAGGTCATGGAGCGGCGCCTGCTCAAGGCGATCATGACGCCGGCGATGATCTCGTCCTGGATCTTCGGCCTGTGGGTCGCCTATGAGGGCGGGTTCTTCTCGTCCGGATGGCTGCATGCCAAGCTGACGCTGGTTCTCGTGATGAGCGGTTTGCACGGTTACCTTGCGCGCTGCGTGCGCCAATTTGCCGCGGATGCCAACACGCACAGCTCTCGCCACTATCGCATCGTCAACGAAGTGCCGACCGTACTTATGGTTCTGATCGTGATTCTGGTGGTGATCAAGCCGTTTTGA